A stretch of Mucilaginibacter terrae DNA encodes these proteins:
- a CDS encoding dihydrofolate reductase translates to MNINIVVAIAANNAIGKNNELLWHLPNDLKHFKQMTTGHSVIMGRKTFDSVGRPLPKRRNIVVTRHQMSIEGCEVVHSLQDALALCQGEAEVDIIGGAEIYKLAMPVVNRIHLTIVHQAFEADTYFPEINMEEWQETSREDYQADDKHTYPYSFITLERR, encoded by the coding sequence ATGAATATCAACATCGTAGTAGCCATAGCTGCCAACAACGCCATCGGCAAAAATAATGAGTTGCTTTGGCATCTGCCTAACGACCTTAAACACTTTAAGCAAATGACTACCGGCCACAGTGTTATCATGGGCCGTAAAACTTTCGATTCTGTGGGCAGGCCTTTGCCCAAACGACGCAATATTGTGGTTACGAGGCATCAAATGAGTATTGAAGGGTGCGAAGTAGTACATTCATTGCAAGACGCTTTGGCATTATGCCAGGGTGAGGCGGAAGTTGATATAATTGGCGGTGCAGAAATTTATAAACTGGCTATGCCTGTTGTTAACCGCATACATTTAACCATTGTGCATCAAGCTTTTGAGGCTGATACTTATTTTCCGGAAATAAACATGGAGGAATGGCAGGAAACCAGCCGTGAGGATTATCAGGCTGATGACAAGCATACCTACCCCTACTCCTTCATCACTCTTGAGCGGCGCTAA
- the secDF gene encoding protein translocase subunit SecDF, which produces MQGKGVIKFFAIIVAVVCLYQLSFTWVTNSVEDDARAYAKGNLDKEKAYLDSIASQPVYPLFGHNYQYCKERELALGLDLKGGMNVTMQVSLSELIKSLSSDNNDVTFNQALHNADVVAKTSPDNYIDIFMREYKKLSPNGKLAPIFSTQSNQSNLKFDASNSDVEKYLRDQSSTAVTQSFNILRNRIDKFGVTSPNIQLQAGNRIQIELPGVSEASKERVRKLLQGSAKLEFYATFDNSEVFQLLSNINGILAAKNKGAKKDTAAAPVAASTDSAKKGGSLLSKVKQNAAKDTSASALKNKNQLAETMPLFAVLTPAFGQGPNGPQAYPGPVVGYSAIKDTAKVNNYLNSADIQAVLPKNLRLLWAAKPNDLADKRLSLYAIKLSGAENGPVLSGEVITDAKDDIDQSNGGREVSMEMNSEGAKTWRRVTAEAAGNPSDENDNRCIAIVLDDNVVSAPRVSNEISGGRSSISGNFTQDETKDLANVLKAGRLPAPARIVSEDIVGPSLGQEAINDGLMSCAVGLVIVLVFMILYYNSAGAVADAAVFVNVFFLMGVLTSIGAVLTLPGIAGIVLILGISVDANVLIYERVREELALGKSKRIAIADGYKHALSSILDSQISSFLTGVILFIFGSGPIQGFATTLMIGIITSLFCSLLITRVIFEWMLDKNMDIKFSNPWSSKLFKNANFAFVKNRYKFYAFSAIFILAGIVSMATRGFSYGVDFQGGRSYVVRFEENTSTETVRDAIEKTLGVGKAEVKSFGGEKQVRVTTNFMLDENTTAADNKVESTLRSGLSQISPKYTILSSQKVGPTIANDIKTSAVWTVIFAIVAISVYILIRFRKWQYSLGAMVATAHDALLVLSFFSLFNGIMPFSLDIDQAFIAAILTVIGYSINDTVVVFDRIREFLNHSHAKTDDTAVVVNQAINSTLSRTIITALTVVFVLIVLFIFGGDVIRGFSFALLVGVCFGTYSSICVATPVMLDFGKKLNA; this is translated from the coding sequence ATGCAAGGTAAAGGGGTTATTAAATTTTTTGCCATTATTGTGGCAGTTGTTTGCTTATACCAGCTTTCGTTCACGTGGGTTACCAACAGCGTGGAAGACGACGCGAGAGCTTATGCCAAAGGAAACCTGGACAAAGAAAAAGCTTATCTCGACTCAATAGCGTCGCAACCGGTATATCCGTTATTCGGTCACAATTATCAATACTGTAAAGAACGCGAACTTGCATTAGGTTTGGATCTTAAAGGTGGTATGAACGTAACCATGCAGGTTTCGTTAAGCGAGTTAATCAAATCGTTATCAAGCGATAATAACGATGTAACTTTTAACCAGGCACTGCACAATGCCGATGTTGTGGCTAAAACCAGCCCCGATAACTACATCGACATTTTTATGCGTGAGTATAAAAAGTTAAGCCCTAATGGTAAACTGGCTCCTATTTTTTCAACCCAGTCAAATCAAAGCAACTTAAAGTTTGATGCCAGCAACAGCGATGTTGAAAAATACCTGCGCGATCAATCATCTACAGCAGTTACCCAATCATTCAACATTCTGCGTAACCGTATCGATAAGTTTGGCGTAACCTCTCCTAACATTCAGTTACAGGCAGGCAACCGCATCCAAATCGAGCTTCCGGGTGTTTCTGAAGCCAGCAAAGAGCGTGTGCGTAAACTGTTACAGGGTTCGGCTAAATTGGAGTTCTATGCAACGTTTGATAACTCAGAGGTTTTCCAGCTATTGAGTAACATCAACGGTATATTAGCTGCAAAAAACAAAGGCGCTAAAAAAGATACTGCTGCTGCACCAGTTGCCGCTTCAACCGACTCTGCTAAAAAAGGAGGTTCGTTATTAAGCAAGGTTAAACAAAATGCCGCTAAAGACACTTCGGCATCTGCCCTTAAAAATAAAAACCAACTGGCCGAAACCATGCCATTATTTGCTGTGTTAACACCTGCATTTGGTCAGGGTCCTAACGGCCCACAGGCCTATCCGGGTCCGGTTGTTGGTTATTCGGCAATAAAAGATACTGCTAAAGTTAACAACTACCTTAACAGCGCAGATATACAAGCAGTATTGCCTAAAAACCTGCGTTTACTTTGGGCTGCTAAACCAAATGATTTAGCCGACAAACGTTTATCATTATACGCTATCAAACTTTCGGGTGCCGAAAACGGTCCGGTTTTAAGTGGCGAAGTTATTACCGATGCTAAAGACGATATTGACCAAAGCAACGGTGGCCGTGAAGTGAGCATGGAAATGAACTCGGAAGGTGCTAAAACCTGGAGAAGAGTTACTGCCGAAGCCGCCGGTAACCCAAGTGACGAAAATGATAATCGTTGCATCGCTATCGTACTTGACGATAACGTAGTATCAGCTCCACGTGTAAGTAACGAAATTTCGGGTGGCCGTTCATCAATCAGCGGTAACTTTACCCAGGATGAAACTAAAGATTTGGCCAACGTATTAAAGGCCGGTCGTTTACCTGCTCCGGCACGTATCGTGTCTGAAGACATCGTAGGTCCGTCATTAGGTCAGGAAGCCATTAACGATGGTTTAATGTCATGTGCCGTTGGTTTAGTGATCGTGTTAGTGTTCATGATACTGTACTACAACAGCGCTGGTGCCGTGGCTGATGCTGCTGTATTTGTTAACGTATTCTTTTTGATGGGTGTACTTACAAGTATTGGTGCGGTATTAACGCTGCCGGGTATTGCGGGTATCGTGCTCATCTTAGGTATATCGGTTGATGCCAACGTGTTAATTTACGAACGTGTGCGTGAAGAGCTTGCCTTAGGCAAATCAAAACGTATTGCCATTGCCGATGGTTACAAACATGCTTTATCTTCTATTCTCGATTCGCAGATAAGTAGCTTCTTAACCGGTGTTATCCTGTTCATCTTCGGTTCAGGTCCTATCCAGGGCTTTGCTACCACGTTGATGATCGGTATTATAACTTCGTTGTTCTGTTCGTTACTAATAACACGCGTTATTTTTGAATGGATGTTAGACAAAAACATGGATATTAAGTTCTCTAATCCATGGAGCTCTAAACTGTTCAAAAACGCAAACTTTGCATTCGTTAAAAACCGCTATAAATTCTATGCATTCTCTGCGATCTTCATTTTGGCAGGTATAGTATCAATGGCTACCCGTGGTTTTAGCTACGGTGTAGATTTCCAGGGCGGTCGTAGCTATGTGGTTCGTTTTGAAGAAAACACAAGCACAGAAACTGTACGTGATGCCATTGAAAAAACGTTAGGAGTAGGTAAAGCCGAAGTAAAATCTTTTGGCGGCGAGAAACAAGTTCGTGTTACCACCAACTTTATGCTCGACGAAAACACCACTGCTGCAGATAATAAAGTAGAATCAACCCTGCGCAGCGGTTTATCTCAAATTTCGCCTAAATACACCATTCTTAGCTCACAAAAAGTAGGTCCAACCATTGCCAATGATATTAAAACATCGGCTGTATGGACGGTTATCTTTGCTATTGTTGCCATCTCGGTTTATATCTTGATCCGTTTCCGCAAGTGGCAATATAGCTTGGGAGCTATGGTGGCCACCGCTCACGATGCGCTGCTGGTATTATCGTTCTTCTCACTGTTTAATGGTATTATGCCGTTTTCATTAGATATCGATCAGGCGTTCATTGCAGCTATCCTTACCGTAATTGGTTACTCCATTAATGATACTGTGGTAGTGTTTGACCGTATCCGCGAGTTCCTGAACCATAGCCATGCTAAAACTGATGATACTGCTGTAGTAGTTAACCAGGCAATTAACAGCACTTTGAGCCGTACAATTATTACTGCATTAACCGTAGTGTTTGTGTTAATTGTATTGTTTATCTTTGGTGGCGATGTTATCCGCGGATTCTCGTTTGCCTTATTAGTGGGTGTGTGCTTCGGTACTTACTCGTCTATCTGTGTTGCAACCCCGGTTATGCTCGATTTTGGCAAGAAGCTTAACGCATAA
- a CDS encoding NAD(P)/FAD-dependent oxidoreductase, with the protein MDSKQNTKFPLVVIVGGGFGGVELASRLAKEPVEILLLDKHNYHSFPPLLYQVATGSLECESIAFSLRKNFQGQKNLRFRVAEVNGVNTAQNTIDTTIGEIAYDYLVIATGSTTNFFGNKDIEQYAMPMKTIPEALNLRYMFLQNLEQAVIAKTKEERDPYLTFVMVGAGPTGVELAGSFAELRNHVLSKDYPELKKEDMKVYLVDFLPRVLGPMSEEASAKAKEALLGMGVEVLLNVKVQSYDGTELKFEDGRVIPTRNVVWSAGVMGIVPKGIAKDNIVRGNRIKTDEINRVVGTDNVFAIGDVGAIITEATPNGYPGVAQVAIQQGKKLAENIANLVQGKPTEPFKYKDLGSMATIGRNKAVADLGKIKLSGFIAWLIWMFIHLISLLGFRNKVVTFINWLGSYITYNGGTRLIIRRYVREAIPEADEAVQLPKTD; encoded by the coding sequence ATGGATTCAAAACAAAACACAAAATTTCCGCTCGTTGTAATTGTTGGCGGCGGATTTGGCGGTGTTGAATTAGCCAGCCGACTTGCAAAAGAACCGGTTGAAATTCTGCTACTTGATAAACATAACTATCATTCATTTCCTCCCCTGCTGTACCAGGTAGCTACCGGAAGCCTGGAGTGTGAATCAATTGCCTTCTCGCTTCGCAAAAACTTTCAGGGACAAAAAAACCTGCGTTTCCGTGTAGCCGAAGTAAACGGTGTGAATACTGCACAAAATACTATTGATACCACCATTGGTGAAATTGCATATGATTACCTTGTAATTGCTACCGGCTCTACCACCAACTTTTTTGGCAACAAGGATATTGAGCAATATGCCATGCCAATGAAAACTATACCCGAGGCACTTAACCTGAGGTATATGTTTTTGCAAAATTTAGAGCAGGCCGTTATTGCTAAAACCAAAGAGGAACGCGACCCTTACCTTACCTTTGTAATGGTGGGTGCCGGACCTACCGGTGTGGAGCTTGCAGGATCGTTTGCCGAATTACGTAACCACGTGCTTTCTAAAGATTATCCTGAACTCAAAAAAGAAGACATGAAAGTTTACCTTGTCGACTTTTTGCCAAGGGTATTAGGTCCTATGTCTGAAGAGGCTTCGGCTAAGGCCAAAGAAGCGCTGTTGGGCATGGGCGTTGAAGTTTTGCTGAATGTAAAAGTACAAAGTTACGATGGTACAGAGCTTAAATTTGAAGACGGACGGGTAATACCAACGCGCAACGTGGTATGGTCGGCAGGTGTTATGGGTATTGTACCTAAAGGCATTGCCAAAGACAATATTGTGCGTGGCAACCGTATTAAAACCGATGAAATTAACCGCGTGGTAGGTACTGATAACGTTTTTGCCATAGGCGACGTTGGCGCTATTATTACCGAAGCTACGCCAAACGGTTACCCTGGTGTGGCACAGGTGGCCATACAACAAGGTAAAAAATTGGCCGAAAATATTGCAAACCTTGTTCAAGGTAAACCTACCGAACCCTTTAAATATAAAGACTTAGGCTCTATGGCTACCATTGGCCGTAACAAAGCGGTAGCCGATTTAGGAAAGATCAAATTAAGCGGGTTCATAGCCTGGTTAATATGGATGTTTATCCACTTAATATCGCTTTTGGGCTTCCGTAATAAAGTGGTAACCTTTATTAACTGGTTAGGCAGCTATATTACTTATAATGGCGGTACACGCTTAATTATCCGTCGTTACGTACGCGAAGCCATACCTGAGGCCGATGAAGCCGTACAGTTGCCTAAAACGGACTGA
- a CDS encoding GNAT family N-acetyltransferase — protein MNTIVNVRKVTEQLDLDKVFAVRRVVFVDEQNCPPELEWEFEDESNHFLGEVNGEPAGAARWRKTERGYKLERFAVSKEYRGQGVGQALVQAVLNDLPDDAVYVYLHAQVQAVSLYEKFGFEKTGPMFEEAGIQHYKMILNKAMDKG, from the coding sequence ATGAATACCATAGTAAACGTAAGAAAAGTAACTGAGCAGCTTGACCTCGATAAGGTATTTGCCGTACGCCGGGTTGTGTTTGTTGATGAACAAAACTGTCCACCCGAGTTGGAATGGGAATTTGAAGATGAATCGAACCACTTTTTAGGCGAAGTTAATGGTGAACCGGCTGGAGCCGCACGTTGGCGCAAAACCGAGAGGGGCTATAAGTTAGAGCGGTTTGCTGTATCAAAAGAATACCGTGGACAAGGAGTGGGGCAGGCACTGGTACAAGCCGTGCTGAATGATTTACCTGATGATGCCGTTTATGTATACCTGCATGCCCAGGTTCAGGCCGTATCTTTATATGAGAAATTTGGCTTTGAAAAAACCGGCCCTATGTTTGAAGAAGCCGGAATACAACATTACAAGATGATTCTGAATAAGGCAATGGATAAAGGATAA
- a CDS encoding low affinity iron permease family protein: MADKKSGIFERFANWATAATGSSAAFIGAALVVVVWAASGPIFNYSETWQLVINTGTTIITFLMVFLIQKAQNKDSRAVHMKLNELIAAMQGASNQMVNIEELSEKELEQIHNFYVRLAALAKTEDDLGCTHTIDAAELNHEEKSQRSKSTSQRIHEYHSKRKKSN, translated from the coding sequence ATGGCTGATAAAAAGAGTGGTATTTTTGAGCGCTTTGCCAATTGGGCTACCGCAGCCACCGGTAGTTCGGCGGCATTTATTGGAGCAGCTTTAGTTGTTGTTGTATGGGCAGCCAGCGGCCCCATTTTTAATTACTCAGAAACCTGGCAGTTGGTGATTAATACCGGTACAACCATCATTACATTTTTAATGGTGTTCCTTATTCAAAAAGCTCAAAATAAAGATTCGAGAGCCGTGCATATGAAACTGAATGAGTTAATTGCCGCTATGCAGGGTGCCAGTAACCAAATGGTGAATATTGAGGAATTAAGTGAAAAAGAGCTGGAGCAAATACATAATTTTTATGTGCGCCTGGCTGCATTGGCTAAAACCGAAGATGATTTAGGATGTACGCATACTATTGATGCAGCAGAGCTAAATCATGAAGAAAAGTCTCAACGATCAAAAAGCACTTCACAAAGAATACATGAATACCATAGTAAACGTAAGAAAAGTAACTGA
- the fbaA gene encoding class II fructose-bisphosphate aldolase: MDLKNYKGVLHGDQVQEMFEAAKKHQFALPAVNVIGTNTVNAVMETAKAVNSPVIIQLSNGGAQFYAGKSLDNSKLQACILGGVSAAKHVHLLAEHYGVAVILHTDHAAKKLLPWIDGLLEHGEKHFAETGKPLFSSHMLDLSEEPIEENIEISAKYLERMAKMGMTIEIELGVTGGEEDGVDNSDVDSSRLYTQPEEVAYAYEHLSAVSHRFTVAAAFGNVHGVYKPGNVKLQPVILHNSQEFLKQKHGIAAEKPINFVFHGGSGSSQEEIREAISYGAIKMNIDTDMQWAFWEGIKDFYQSKEGYLQSQIGNPEGEDSPNKKYYDPRVWLRKGEEQFVKRLTQAFADLNCLDVNSKL, encoded by the coding sequence ATGGATTTAAAAAATTATAAAGGCGTACTGCACGGCGATCAGGTGCAGGAAATGTTTGAAGCAGCCAAAAAGCACCAGTTTGCTTTACCGGCTGTAAACGTAATTGGCACCAACACTGTAAACGCAGTTATGGAAACAGCCAAAGCCGTAAACTCTCCGGTTATCATTCAGCTGTCAAACGGTGGTGCGCAGTTTTATGCAGGTAAATCATTAGATAACTCTAAACTACAGGCTTGTATTTTAGGTGGTGTATCAGCCGCTAAACACGTACACTTGTTAGCCGAGCATTATGGCGTTGCGGTTATTTTACATACCGACCATGCTGCCAAAAAATTATTACCATGGATTGATGGCCTGTTAGAGCACGGTGAAAAACATTTTGCCGAAACCGGAAAACCATTATTCTCATCGCACATGCTCGATCTATCAGAAGAGCCGATCGAAGAAAATATCGAAATTTCGGCCAAGTACCTGGAGCGTATGGCTAAAATGGGCATGACCATTGAAATTGAGTTAGGTGTAACCGGTGGCGAAGAAGATGGTGTAGACAACAGCGACGTAGACAGCTCACGTTTATATACCCAGCCTGAAGAAGTTGCTTATGCTTATGAGCATTTATCGGCTGTTAGCCATCGCTTTACTGTAGCTGCTGCCTTTGGTAACGTACACGGTGTGTACAAACCGGGTAACGTAAAACTACAGCCAGTAATATTGCATAATTCACAGGAGTTCCTGAAACAAAAACATGGTATTGCTGCTGAGAAGCCGATCAACTTCGTATTCCACGGTGGTTCGGGCTCGAGCCAGGAGGAAATTCGTGAGGCAATCTCATACGGTGCTATCAAAATGAATATAGATACCGATATGCAGTGGGCATTTTGGGAAGGTATTAAAGATTTCTATCAATCAAAAGAAGGTTACCTGCAATCGCAAATTGGCAACCCTGAAGGTGAAGACTCACCAAACAAAAAATATTACGACCCGCGCGTTTGGTTACGCAAAGGCGAAGAACAATTTGTTAAGCGTTTAACACAGGCTTTTGCCGATTTAAATTGCTTAGATGTAAACAGCAAACTGTAA
- the accD gene encoding acetyl-CoA carboxylase, carboxyltransferase subunit beta — translation MAWFKRESKGITTSTEDKKEAPDGVWNKCPDCKRPLHYTEQVENQYVCHYCGYHLRIGSKEYFSVLFDNNEFTELFANLRSGDPLEFVDTKKYSDRLKETMAKTGLKDAIRAAHGLVDGMPLMVACMDFNFIGGSMGSVVGEKIARSIDYSIQNKVPFLMISKSGGARMMEAAFSLMQMAKTSAKLALLGQAGVPYISLLTDPTTGGVTASYAMLGDINIAEPGALIGFAGPRVIKETIKKDLPKGFQTAEFLQEHGFLDFIVDRREMKEKLASFLKMMAN, via the coding sequence ATGGCGTGGTTTAAGAGAGAATCGAAGGGGATCACCACCTCTACCGAAGATAAAAAGGAAGCACCTGACGGCGTTTGGAATAAATGCCCAGACTGTAAACGTCCGCTGCATTACACTGAACAAGTTGAAAACCAATACGTTTGCCATTACTGCGGTTATCACCTGCGTATAGGCTCTAAAGAATATTTTTCGGTACTGTTTGATAATAATGAGTTTACCGAATTGTTTGCAAACCTGCGCTCGGGCGACCCGCTGGAGTTTGTGGATACCAAAAAATACAGTGACCGCCTGAAAGAAACAATGGCCAAAACCGGCTTAAAGGATGCCATTCGCGCCGCTCATGGACTCGTTGACGGTATGCCGCTAATGGTGGCCTGTATGGATTTTAACTTCATAGGCGGCTCAATGGGTTCAGTAGTAGGCGAAAAAATTGCCCGCTCTATTGATTACAGCATTCAAAACAAAGTGCCTTTCCTGATGATCTCAAAATCGGGTGGTGCACGTATGATGGAAGCTGCATTTTCATTGATGCAAATGGCCAAAACATCGGCTAAACTGGCTTTATTGGGCCAGGCTGGGGTACCTTACATCTCCTTGCTTACCGACCCAACCACAGGCGGTGTAACCGCATCATACGCTATGCTGGGCGATATTAATATTGCCGAACCAGGTGCGTTGATAGGCTTTGCCGGTCCGCGGGTTATTAAAGAAACCATTAAGAAAGACCTGCCTAAAGGTTTCCAAACTGCAGAGTTTTTACAAGAACACGGTTTCCTTGACTTTATAGTTGACCGCCGTGAAATGAAAGAGAAACTGGCTTCGTTCCTTAAAATGATGGCTAATTAA
- a CDS encoding TonB-dependent receptor, translating to MKKILLILILFTSLTAVYAQQAGSMSGVVTATDGSPVAFVSIVLKGTSHGTSTNDKGHFRIGRIKPGTYTVTVAAINIVSQEKEVSIAAGQNTIINFNLDLNTSQLQEVRVNARTNSVKMDNPSQSLRLQEPLLQVPQNVQVISNQSLREQQIISMSDGLIRNVSGAVRLEHWGDLYTNITMRGSQVQAFRNGFNVVSSYWGPLTEDMSFVDHIEFVKGPAGFMLSNGDPSGLYNVVTKKPTGQTKGEVSFTTGSFNLNRATLDLDGKLNKDGRLLYRLNVSAQNKGSFRPNEFNDRYAIAPVISYQVDDKTKVTFEYNYQRAKMSDVGSYYLFSKKGYASLPQNATQLPSGLQPTIINDHSFTINLQHQLSNNWRLTAQAARYIYSQNGTSMWADTVFADGRYVRTAGIWEAESNLSLAQAFINGKVVTGSVVHKILGGIDMADKKYVADYAQTKSLDTKANPFNPNDPAQFSLNNPANGYPTFDRTLNLEARAAAGFGLINSRYTSLYIQDELGFFENKIRLTLAGRYTYVQNSDFGATVSAKHFTPRVGLSVSVDDQTSFYGLYDQAFTPQAGARLINGGTVKPLTGNNLEFGLKRDWADGKWNTTFAVYRILKNNEAAADVSSTPQNPVSFLLGQKRAQGLEFDLRGEILPGLNLTANYALTDSKVTKVGDAPSTIEVGAVVPGYAKHVANAWLTYKLQGGVLRGTGISAGTTYLAGRQTDTWSVGLQRLPDYAKLDGGLFWEGSKMRITANAFNILNKFTYSGSYYAYLQAYYWQADAPRNYRLSIAYRF from the coding sequence ATGAAAAAAATCTTACTTATCTTAATTTTATTCACCTCGCTTACGGCAGTTTATGCCCAGCAAGCGGGCAGCATGAGTGGCGTAGTAACAGCTACCGATGGTAGCCCCGTAGCTTTTGTAAGTATTGTATTAAAAGGAACTTCGCATGGCACCTCAACTAATGATAAGGGCCATTTTCGTATTGGCCGTATTAAGCCGGGTACTTACACGGTAACTGTTGCTGCCATCAATATTGTTTCGCAGGAGAAAGAGGTAAGCATAGCTGCCGGGCAAAATACCATAATAAACTTCAACCTTGATCTTAATACCTCTCAATTGCAAGAAGTTAGGGTAAACGCCCGCACCAACAGCGTAAAGATGGATAACCCTTCACAATCTTTACGTTTGCAAGAGCCCTTGTTACAGGTACCCCAAAACGTGCAGGTTATCTCCAATCAATCACTTCGCGAGCAGCAAATCATCAGCATGAGCGATGGCTTGATACGTAACGTGAGCGGTGCTGTACGCTTAGAGCACTGGGGCGATTTATATACTAATATTACCATGCGTGGTTCGCAGGTTCAGGCTTTTCGTAACGGCTTTAATGTAGTTAGCTCGTACTGGGGGCCGCTAACCGAAGATATGAGCTTTGTTGATCATATTGAGTTTGTAAAAGGTCCGGCAGGTTTCATGCTGTCAAACGGCGATCCAAGCGGCCTGTACAACGTGGTGACCAAGAAGCCAACCGGCCAAACCAAGGGTGAGGTGAGCTTTACCACCGGCAGTTTTAACTTAAACCGTGCCACTTTAGACCTTGATGGCAAACTAAACAAAGATGGCCGCTTACTATACCGTTTAAATGTTTCGGCACAAAACAAGGGCTCGTTTCGCCCAAATGAGTTTAACGACCGTTATGCTATTGCCCCGGTAATTTCGTACCAGGTTGATGACAAAACCAAGGTTACTTTCGAGTACAATTATCAACGTGCAAAAATGTCTGACGTTGGCTCGTACTATCTTTTCAGCAAAAAAGGTTATGCTTCCTTGCCGCAAAATGCTACGCAGCTGCCGTCGGGTTTGCAGCCAACCATAATTAACGATCATAGTTTTACCATTAACTTACAGCACCAATTGAGTAATAACTGGCGCTTAACCGCACAGGCTGCCCGTTACATATATTCGCAAAATGGTACCTCTATGTGGGCCGATACCGTATTTGCTGATGGCCGCTATGTGCGTACCGCCGGCATTTGGGAAGCCGAAAGTAATTTATCATTAGCCCAGGCATTCATTAATGGTAAAGTGGTAACCGGAAGCGTGGTACATAAAATTTTAGGTGGGATTGACATGGCCGACAAAAAATACGTGGCCGATTATGCTCAAACCAAATCGTTAGATACCAAGGCCAATCCATTTAACCCTAACGACCCTGCTCAATTCAGCCTTAATAATCCGGCAAACGGGTACCCAACTTTTGATCGCACTTTGAACCTGGAAGCACGTGCTGCCGCCGGGTTTGGTTTAATAAATTCGCGCTATACCAGTTTATATATACAGGATGAACTGGGCTTTTTTGAAAACAAAATAAGGTTAACCCTTGCCGGCAGATATACCTATGTGCAAAATTCGGATTTTGGAGCTACCGTAAGCGCCAAACACTTTACCCCGCGTGTAGGTTTAAGCGTATCTGTTGATGATCAAACCTCTTTTTACGGTTTGTACGACCAGGCCTTTACGCCGCAGGCTGGTGCCCGTTTAATTAATGGCGGCACTGTAAAACCATTAACCGGCAACAACCTGGAGTTTGGCTTAAAACGTGATTGGGCTGATGGAAAGTGGAACACCACATTTGCAGTATACCGCATACTCAAAAACAACGAAGCCGCTGCCGATGTAAGTAGCACACCACAAAACCCGGTAAGCTTTTTATTGGGTCAAAAACGCGCTCAAGGCTTGGAGTTTGATTTACGCGGCGAAATTTTACCCGGCTTAAACCTCACCGCTAACTATGCCTTAACCGATTCGAAAGTAACCAAGGTTGGCGATGCGCCTTCAACCATTGAGGTTGGTGCCGTAGTACCGGGTTATGCCAAACACGTGGCTAATGCCTGGTTAACTTATAAATTGCAGGGCGGCGTATTAAGAGGTACAGGTATATCGGCAGGTACAACTTACCTGGCCGGCCGCCAAACCGATACCTGGAGTGTAGGCTTGCAACGTTTGCCTGATTATGCCAAACTCGACGGTGGGTTATTTTGGGAAGGCAGCAAAATGCGCATAACCGCAAATGCCTTTAACATTCTAAACAAGTTTACTTACAGTGGTTCGTATTACGCTTATTTGCAAGCCTACTACTGGCAGGCCGATGCCCCACGCAATTATCGCCTTTCAATAGCCTACAGATTTTAA